The following proteins are co-located in the Desulfobacterales bacterium genome:
- a CDS encoding MFS transporter: MNQIHTPLPSTRVLWGIGSFQALAMFRRGLFYAYLSIYLRYFLGLSVTGTTLFATLPMIFNILSQTFIWGRFSDARQLRRTLILWGEATGALGTVLVWVAHILTPGPRLSGLVIILGLTVVEIFWSMSNIGWSALISDLFPERKRNQVLGHLTSIGGLGRLVGIWIGGMLYDGLEKMYDGWGFHSGTLFFIAAGVMLISMIPVFSLPEGGIRKPEAAAGDCDAQCQAASIRLFWIFLIAMVFINFGRNGVMIIQSQYLFLDTGFAVSSKMLSYIFNTETVALIIFGLFAGRIGRWVGNGRAILLGAAAAIIYLVLFALANRLSLIFLASFFRGAADVIILAASYAMASILIPPERRGRLFGFFNATLFLSWGVAGTCVAGPIVDLMLYLGVDQVTAYRSAYLSGLFMVLVGLSIQAVLVYMLLPRAGVSRNILRGS, encoded by the coding sequence ATGAACCAAATTCATACGCCCCTGCCATCCACCCGGGTCCTCTGGGGGATTGGGTCATTCCAGGCGCTGGCCATGTTTCGGCGCGGCCTGTTTTACGCCTATTTGTCCATCTACCTGCGCTATTTTCTTGGGCTTTCGGTCACCGGCACCACCCTGTTTGCCACGCTTCCCATGATATTTAACATCCTCTCGCAGACCTTTATCTGGGGCCGGTTCTCAGATGCGAGGCAGCTGCGGCGGACACTGATCCTCTGGGGAGAGGCCACCGGCGCCCTGGGCACGGTTCTGGTATGGGTGGCCCATATTCTTACCCCCGGACCCCGGCTCTCCGGTTTGGTGATTATCCTCGGCCTCACAGTGGTTGAAATCTTCTGGTCCATGAGCAACATCGGCTGGAGCGCCCTGATTTCGGATTTATTTCCGGAGCGGAAACGAAACCAGGTACTGGGCCATCTGACCAGTATCGGCGGACTGGGGCGGCTGGTCGGCATCTGGATTGGCGGCATGCTCTATGACGGACTTGAAAAAATGTATGACGGCTGGGGATTTCATTCGGGGACCCTCTTTTTTATTGCCGCCGGGGTGATGCTGATCTCTATGATTCCGGTATTTTCGCTGCCGGAGGGGGGCATTCGGAAGCCGGAGGCCGCGGCAGGGGATTGCGATGCCCAATGTCAGGCCGCATCAATCCGGCTTTTCTGGATCTTTCTGATCGCCATGGTGTTTATCAATTTCGGCAGAAACGGGGTAATGATCATCCAGTCCCAATACCTTTTTCTGGATACCGGATTTGCGGTTTCAAGCAAAATGCTCTCCTACATTTTTAATACTGAAACCGTCGCCCTGATTATTTTCGGGCTGTTTGCCGGCCGCATCGGCCGCTGGGTGGGAAACGGCCGCGCCATCTTGCTCGGTGCGGCGGCGGCGATTATATACCTCGTGCTGTTTGCCCTGGCCAACCGGCTTTCCCTGATTTTTCTGGCAAGCTTTTTCCGGGGCGCTGCGGATGTGATCATCCTGGCCGCCTCCTATGCCATGGCCTCGATTTTGATCCCGCCCGAGCGGCGCGGCCGGCTTTTCGGTTTTTTCAATGCCACGCTGTTTCTCTCCTGGGGTGTGGCCGGCACCTGTGTGGCCGGGCCCATCGTGGACCTGATGCTCTATTTGGGCGTGGACCAGGTCACAGCCTACCGCTCCGCCTACCTCTCAGGGCTTTTCATGGTGCTTGTGGGCCTATCCATACAGGCGGTCCTTGTCTACATGCTTCTTCCCCGGGCAGGGGTTTCCCGTAATATATTGCGGGGAAGTTAG